A stretch of the Candidatus Latescibacter sp. genome encodes the following:
- a CDS encoding FAD-dependent oxidoreductase, producing the protein MNSRKILILLFLTCFVFATALMNCSKKEAPVLRAYDAKNHTLIVLSGKQMKTINFYEKADFVVVGGSLGGIAAALALCSNGREVILVEESDKIAGCFAVEDTLSFAEGEFVEKTGSSRTYQIFRSKILDWYKKQSLSPPSIAPEFNPALGNFRFRNFCFETGAALDVINEMLEKNKKNGKLTVLYRHKIARVLTFNNRIASFIAIDLDKKVADMVSGWFFIDASVQGDLLVKAGIETVAGMESKSVTHEPHAPEKADSLVSQEFYICPDYKIDGKKKIGDQVFVYDVKKVNSPGNTGAYEFSVMTEPRRIIPEARISEEDISAENQKGPRARFVKDSIGIGYTFITVNMPDGQRAFIETKPFQIPFGALIPIRFENVLAGNGNIGATYIASSALNTPEIEWAIGEAAGTAAALIGGYKITTQKLLSDPDKLRFFQRYLVNRFGAPIYWYDDVGPNDPDFEKGQLKPFEDPAYHDSARTLHYRQSK; encoded by the coding sequence ATGAATAGCAGAAAGATACTGATACTCTTATTTCTGACCTGTTTCGTTTTCGCGACTGCTTTGATGAACTGCAGTAAAAAGGAAGCACCGGTTCTGAGGGCATACGATGCCAAAAATCATACCCTGATTGTTCTCTCCGGAAAGCAGATGAAAACGATCAATTTTTATGAAAAAGCCGATTTTGTCGTTGTCGGCGGCAGTTTAGGCGGTATCGCCGCAGCACTGGCGCTCTGCTCAAACGGCCGCGAGGTAATTCTCGTTGAAGAATCGGACAAGATCGCCGGATGTTTTGCGGTCGAAGATACCCTTTCTTTTGCAGAGGGTGAGTTTGTTGAAAAAACAGGGTCTTCGCGAACCTATCAGATTTTCCGCTCGAAAATCCTTGATTGGTACAAGAAACAATCTCTTTCACCCCCATCCATTGCACCTGAATTCAATCCGGCCCTGGGTAATTTCCGTTTCCGCAATTTTTGTTTCGAAACCGGCGCCGCGCTGGATGTCATCAATGAGATGCTTGAAAAAAACAAAAAAAACGGAAAATTGACTGTATTATACCGTCATAAGATCGCCAGGGTCCTAACGTTTAATAACAGGATAGCTTCTTTTATCGCCATCGACCTGGATAAAAAAGTAGCCGACATGGTCAGCGGCTGGTTTTTCATCGATGCCAGTGTGCAGGGAGACCTTTTGGTCAAAGCAGGTATCGAGACGGTTGCGGGTATGGAAAGCAAATCCGTCACCCATGAGCCGCATGCCCCGGAAAAAGCGGATTCTCTTGTTTCACAGGAATTCTATATCTGCCCTGATTATAAAATAGATGGAAAGAAAAAAATCGGCGATCAGGTATTCGTTTATGATGTTAAAAAGGTCAACTCACCCGGTAATACCGGTGCGTATGAATTTTCAGTGATGACTGAGCCCCGGCGCATCATACCGGAGGCCCGTATAAGTGAAGAGGATATCTCCGCTGAAAATCAGAAAGGGCCGAGAGCCAGATTCGTTAAAGATTCTATAGGCATCGGATATACATTTATCACGGTGAATATGCCGGATGGCCAGCGGGCTTTTATCGAAACCAAACCGTTCCAGATTCCCTTTGGCGCTCTGATTCCGATCAGATTTGAAAATGTACTGGCGGGAAACGGCAATATCGGCGCCACCTATATCGCCTCCAGCGCTTTAAATACTCCTGAAATCGAGTGGGCCATCGGAGAAGCCGCCGGAACAGCAGCCGCACTCATAGGCGGGTATAAGATCACTACCCAAAAATTGCTGTCCGATCCGGATAAATTGCGATTTTTTCAGCGTTATCTGGTGAATAGATTCGGTGCGCCAATATACTGGTATGACGATGTCGGGCCGAACGACCCGGATTTTGAAAAAGGCCAGTTAAAACCGTTTGAAGACCCGGCTTATCATGACTCCGCCCGGACGCTTCACTATCGGCAGAGCAAATAA